The following are from one region of the Leucobacter sp. Psy1 genome:
- a CDS encoding alkaline phosphatase, which yields MKQHAVPLLAGGFAVALAVGGTAVVGNAFAAPAAAAEAETSPKNVIVLIGDGMGYNHVDFLNAETTGETHWQVQRGGDGKVIPSGQNTAPSEGWQSWNHLGMSTNWHDGPAYDPAKSWSDFEWNKDNPTDSAAAGTAMATGVKTYNAGIGVDVDGAEVENLSERAQQLGKSAGVVSSVPYSHATPAAYSSHDESRNNYHGIANQQITGDLEVVIGAGHPFYDDNHQPTTQGDFSYISQEDWNAVSAGETDRAFLETRADFEALTTGETPEKIFGVPQVASTLQQARDADAPLNDVPNLATLAQGAINTLDANENGFFLMVEGGAIDWTGHANESDRNLEEVADFDTAVDSVVDWVETNSSWDETLVVVTADHETGYLYGEQEGDFSSIIPAAPDAEEGTLPTHTWNSDNHTNQLVPFFSKGAGADQIAALGTGRDLVRGHYLDNTSMAAWLLEGPWAQREEPEPPAADADADAGAAADADAGAGADAGGGADAGAAADADADVDGAAGTGADGSAGAGANSGAGADGGAETGASGGETPAVQNGGQVETSAKGGNLASTGAESLALPIGIAAGALVLAGGVLLMLRARRGSSSAE from the coding sequence CCGCGCCCGCGGCAGCCGCCGAAGCGGAGACCTCGCCGAAGAACGTCATTGTGCTCATCGGCGACGGGATGGGGTACAACCACGTCGACTTCTTGAACGCCGAGACGACGGGGGAGACCCACTGGCAGGTGCAGCGCGGCGGTGACGGGAAAGTGATCCCGTCGGGTCAGAACACCGCACCGTCCGAAGGTTGGCAGTCGTGGAACCACCTCGGCATGTCCACGAACTGGCACGACGGCCCGGCGTACGACCCCGCGAAGTCGTGGAGCGATTTCGAGTGGAACAAGGACAACCCGACCGACTCCGCCGCGGCCGGCACCGCGATGGCGACCGGGGTGAAAACCTACAACGCGGGCATCGGCGTCGATGTGGACGGGGCCGAGGTCGAGAATCTCTCGGAGCGTGCGCAGCAGCTCGGCAAGAGCGCGGGTGTCGTCTCATCGGTGCCGTACTCGCACGCGACGCCGGCCGCCTATTCGAGCCACGACGAGAGCCGCAACAACTACCACGGCATCGCGAACCAGCAGATCACGGGCGACCTGGAGGTCGTGATCGGTGCGGGCCACCCGTTCTACGACGACAACCACCAGCCGACGACACAGGGCGACTTCTCGTACATCTCGCAGGAGGACTGGAATGCCGTCTCGGCGGGGGAGACCGACCGTGCGTTCCTCGAAACACGGGCCGACTTCGAGGCGCTGACCACGGGTGAGACGCCCGAGAAGATCTTCGGTGTGCCGCAGGTGGCTTCGACCCTGCAGCAGGCCCGTGACGCGGACGCGCCGCTCAACGACGTGCCGAACCTGGCGACGCTCGCACAGGGCGCGATCAACACGCTCGACGCCAATGAGAACGGGTTCTTCCTGATGGTCGAGGGCGGAGCGATCGACTGGACGGGGCACGCGAACGAGAGCGACCGGAACCTCGAGGAGGTGGCGGACTTCGACACCGCCGTCGATTCGGTGGTCGACTGGGTCGAGACGAACTCCAGTTGGGACGAGACGCTCGTCGTCGTCACGGCGGATCACGAGACCGGCTACCTGTACGGGGAGCAGGAGGGCGACTTCAGCTCGATCATCCCGGCCGCCCCCGACGCGGAGGAGGGGACGCTCCCCACGCACACCTGGAACAGCGACAACCACACGAATCAGCTCGTTCCGTTCTTCTCGAAGGGTGCAGGGGCGGATCAGATCGCGGCACTGGGCACGGGGCGCGACCTCGTCCGCGGCCACTACCTCGACAACACCTCGATGGCGGCGTGGCTGCTGGAGGGCCCGTGGGCGCAGCGCGAAGAACCGGAACCCCCGGCCGCAGACGCCGACGCGGACGCCGGTGCTGCCGCGGACGCGGACGCCGGTGCAGGTGCAGACGCGGGTGGCGGCGCAGACGCGGGTGCAGCAGCTGATGCAGATGCTGACGTTGACGGCGCGGCTGGCACCGGTGCCGACGGGTCGGCGGGCGCGGGTGCGAATTCCGGTGCCGGTGCTGACGGAGGCGCCGAGACCGGTGCGTCCGGGGGTGAGACCCCCGCGGTGCAGAACGGCGGGCAGGTCGAGACGAGCGCCAAGGGCGGCAATCTCGCCAGTACCGGAGCCGAGTCGCTCGCCCTGCCGATCGGGATCGCAGCCGGCGCTCTCGTGCTGGCCGGGGGTGTGCTCCTGATGCTCAGGGCGCGACGCGGGTCATCGTCCGCGGAGTGA
- a CDS encoding FadR/GntR family transcriptional regulator has product MSSPALPHSSPSSRLRSAAFAPIGDEGRTALVETRLVQAISAGAFMEGERLPSENELAQLLGVAVVTVREALGALRHRGLIETRRGRSGGSFVRPSQGAIESVNAQTLKSMPRVALADLGLHYEVISAACAEYACRRATHEELAVVQQILVEARELTPELWRRRITDVQLELASLSQSVRLTTEHVRLQTEFTPLLALQDHDDAARHATHDALVHQIQATQAGDIEVARSVVRETIRASVRWLVDFRAQL; this is encoded by the coding sequence ATGTCATCGCCTGCGCTGCCGCACTCCAGCCCCTCCAGCAGGCTCAGGAGCGCCGCGTTCGCCCCGATCGGCGACGAGGGTCGCACCGCTCTCGTCGAGACGCGTCTCGTCCAGGCGATCTCAGCGGGCGCGTTCATGGAGGGCGAGCGCCTGCCGAGCGAGAACGAGCTCGCCCAGCTGCTCGGCGTTGCCGTCGTCACGGTGCGCGAGGCACTCGGTGCGCTGAGGCACCGCGGGCTCATCGAGACCAGGCGGGGCCGCAGCGGGGGCAGTTTCGTGCGTCCGAGCCAGGGCGCCATCGAGAGCGTGAACGCGCAGACGCTGAAATCGATGCCCCGCGTCGCGCTGGCCGATCTCGGCCTCCACTACGAGGTCATCTCGGCGGCATGCGCCGAATACGCCTGCCGCCGGGCGACGCACGAGGAGCTCGCCGTCGTGCAGCAGATCCTCGTCGAGGCCAGGGAGCTCACCCCGGAGCTGTGGCGTCGCCGCATCACCGACGTCCAGCTCGAACTGGCCTCGCTGAGCCAGTCGGTGCGCCTCACGACGGAGCACGTCCGCCTGCAGACCGAGTTCACTCCCCTCCTCGCGCTGCAGGATCACGACGACGCTGCGAGGCATGCGACCCACGACGCGCTCGTGCACCAGATCCAGGCGACACAGGCTGGCGATATCGAGGTGGCGCGTAGCGTCGTGCGCGAAACGATCAGGGCTTCGGTCCGCTGGCTCGTCGACTTCCGCGCACAACTCTGA
- a CDS encoding ABC transporter ATP-binding protein: MTHTTSAAPAESETAVSLRDVTKSFGDLTAVDGLNIDIRRGEFFSMLGPSGSGKTTVLRMIAGFEEVTSGSILLHGTDVTRAAPFDREVNTVFQDYALFPHLTIAENVAYGLRVRKVAKETRTRLVGEALEQVQLGHLAERRPSQLSGGQRQRIALARALILRPKVLLLDEPLGALDKQLREQMQIELKQIQREVGITFVFVTHDQEEALTLSDRVAVFNGGKIEQVASPREVYEFPQTEFVARFLGVTNLLSAPVSRDLLGSELAHSVRPERLQLSAPAPSTDPDVVSLRGVVVETVYAGAHTRYLIETESGLRLMAERQNAHAPRVDAGIARNDAVSVEFRRDHATAVPGTEEVRAAAVA, translated from the coding sequence ATGACGCACACGACCAGTGCAGCCCCGGCTGAGTCCGAAACCGCGGTCTCGCTGCGAGACGTCACCAAGAGCTTCGGCGACCTCACCGCGGTCGACGGCCTGAACATCGATATCCGCAGGGGAGAGTTCTTCTCGATGCTCGGGCCATCGGGTTCGGGCAAGACGACCGTGCTGCGCATGATCGCCGGTTTCGAGGAGGTCACCTCTGGCAGCATCCTGCTCCACGGCACCGATGTGACGCGGGCGGCACCGTTCGATCGCGAGGTCAACACGGTCTTCCAGGACTACGCGCTCTTCCCGCACCTGACCATCGCCGAGAACGTCGCCTATGGCCTTCGCGTCCGCAAGGTCGCGAAGGAGACGCGGACGCGCCTCGTCGGCGAGGCGCTCGAGCAAGTGCAGCTCGGGCACCTGGCCGAGCGACGGCCCTCGCAGCTCTCGGGCGGCCAGAGGCAGCGGATCGCTCTCGCCCGCGCCCTGATCCTGCGCCCGAAGGTCCTGCTGCTCGACGAACCTCTCGGCGCCCTCGACAAGCAGCTGCGAGAGCAGATGCAGATCGAGCTCAAGCAGATCCAGCGCGAGGTCGGCATCACGTTCGTCTTCGTCACTCACGACCAGGAGGAGGCGCTCACGCTCTCCGACCGCGTCGCTGTTTTCAACGGCGGGAAGATCGAGCAGGTCGCGAGTCCGCGTGAGGTCTACGAGTTCCCGCAGACCGAGTTTGTCGCGAGGTTCCTCGGAGTGACGAATCTCCTCTCCGCCCCCGTCTCCCGCGATCTGCTCGGCAGCGAGCTCGCGCACAGCGTCAGGCCCGAGCGTCTGCAGCTGTCTGCACCAGCGCCGAGCACCGACCCGGACGTGGTGTCGCTGCGCGGCGTCGTCGTCGAAACCGTGTACGCCGGAGCGCACACCCGCTACCTCATCGAGACCGAGAGCGGACTGCGCCTGATGGCCGAGCGTCAGAACGCGCACGCACCGCGCGTCGACGCCGGGATCGCGCGGAATGACGCCGTGAGCGTGGAGTTCCGTCGGGATCACGCGACCGCGGTCCCCGGTACGGAGGAGGTGCGAGCGGCAGCAGTGGCTTGA
- a CDS encoding extracellular solute-binding protein, protein MNKKLAAPAAMMAALGLALVGCSGGGGGGDEAAGELQIDVPEVPMVEELGDTENELNIVAWSGFVEPAWTDQFTEDTGCTVNRKVAATSDEMVQLMRTGEYDLVSASGDASLRLIVDGNVQPINTELIPNFGDDIVEGMKGQLYDTLNGNVYGIPIGRGANILQYNSDVVTEEPDSWSVVWEEDSPYAGKIAAYDSPIYIADAAIYLMETQPDLGIENPYALDEEQLAAAVDLLKQQNAMVSEYWNPSTNVTSFTGGTSDVGTSWEVLRKAAEDDKFKGVLPKEGSTGWSDAWMLGTDSEHPNCAYAWMDYTSSPEVNGQIAMNFGMGPANAAFCELNDEARQHCEDYNATDEEYYSQVWFWTTPIDQCLDGRTDVTCTNYQDWTAAWPTVKG, encoded by the coding sequence ATGAACAAGAAACTTGCCGCACCCGCGGCGATGATGGCCGCACTCGGCCTCGCACTCGTCGGCTGTTCCGGCGGAGGCGGGGGCGGTGACGAGGCCGCAGGCGAACTGCAGATCGATGTGCCCGAAGTGCCGATGGTCGAGGAGCTCGGCGATACCGAGAACGAACTGAACATCGTGGCCTGGTCTGGCTTCGTCGAGCCCGCGTGGACCGACCAGTTCACCGAGGACACCGGTTGCACCGTCAACCGCAAGGTCGCGGCGACGAGTGACGAGATGGTGCAGCTCATGCGGACGGGGGAGTACGACCTCGTCTCGGCGTCGGGCGACGCCAGCCTGCGGCTCATCGTCGACGGCAACGTTCAGCCGATCAACACCGAGCTCATCCCGAACTTCGGCGACGACATCGTCGAGGGGATGAAGGGTCAGCTGTACGACACCCTGAACGGCAACGTGTACGGCATTCCGATCGGCCGAGGCGCGAACATCCTGCAGTACAACTCCGACGTCGTGACCGAGGAACCCGACAGCTGGAGCGTCGTCTGGGAGGAAGACAGCCCCTACGCCGGCAAGATCGCCGCCTACGACAGCCCCATCTACATCGCGGACGCCGCGATCTACCTCATGGAGACGCAGCCGGATCTCGGGATCGAGAACCCCTACGCCCTCGACGAGGAGCAGTTGGCGGCGGCGGTCGACCTCCTCAAGCAGCAGAACGCGATGGTGTCGGAGTACTGGAACCCCTCGACGAACGTCACGTCGTTCACCGGCGGCACCTCCGATGTGGGCACCTCGTGGGAGGTCCTGCGCAAGGCCGCGGAGGACGACAAGTTCAAGGGCGTGCTGCCGAAGGAGGGCTCGACGGGCTGGTCGGACGCGTGGATGCTCGGCACCGATTCCGAGCACCCGAACTGCGCCTACGCCTGGATGGACTACACCAGCTCGCCCGAGGTGAACGGCCAGATCGCGATGAACTTCGGCATGGGCCCGGCGAACGCCGCGTTCTGCGAGCTCAACGACGAGGCGCGTCAGCACTGCGAGGACTACAACGCCACCGATGAGGAGTACTACTCGCAGGTCTGGTTCTGGACGACCCCGATCGACCAGTGCCTCGACGGCCGCACGGACGTGACGTGCACCAACTATCAGGACTGGACGGCCGCCTGGCCCACGGTCAAGGGATGA
- a CDS encoding ABC transporter permease, which translates to MSAQSPFTTRQKPISTALYRHPRGRLASLLALPMTWLVGVYLLSLALLLITAFWETDPFTSRVKPGFTLENFASIVTVPAYFSTSIRTLGIALAVTAICAAFAIPLAVFMAKVASPRYRALLAIGVTLPLWAGYLVKIIGMRLVWTDNGFFNWALSAFGISGPAFGVLTVILTLVYLWFPYMAIPVYSAIAQIPANLFDASADLGAGGFRTIRTVVAPLLIPAVFAGSIFTFSLSFGDYIAAMYVGGSTQMIGSIIASNINLNPPLAAAFSVVPIVMVLLYLAAVRRTGALNSL; encoded by the coding sequence ATGAGTGCTCAGTCCCCGTTCACGACGCGCCAGAAACCGATCTCGACCGCGCTCTACCGGCACCCGCGCGGGCGTCTCGCGTCGCTCCTCGCCCTGCCGATGACGTGGCTGGTCGGCGTCTATCTGCTGTCACTCGCCCTGCTGCTCATCACGGCGTTCTGGGAGACTGACCCGTTCACGTCCCGGGTGAAGCCGGGATTCACGCTCGAGAACTTCGCGAGTATCGTGACGGTCCCGGCGTACTTCTCGACCTCGATCCGGACGCTCGGCATCGCGCTCGCGGTGACCGCGATCTGTGCGGCGTTCGCCATTCCGCTCGCGGTCTTCATGGCGAAAGTCGCGAGCCCCCGCTACCGGGCGCTGCTCGCGATCGGGGTGACGCTGCCGCTGTGGGCCGGTTACCTCGTGAAGATCATCGGCATGCGGCTCGTCTGGACCGACAACGGCTTCTTCAACTGGGCGCTCTCGGCGTTCGGCATCTCCGGGCCGGCTTTCGGCGTACTGACGGTGATCCTCACACTGGTGTACCTCTGGTTCCCGTACATGGCGATCCCCGTCTACTCGGCGATCGCGCAGATCCCGGCGAACCTCTTCGACGCCTCCGCAGACCTCGGGGCCGGGGGTTTCCGCACCATCCGCACCGTCGTCGCACCGCTGCTCATTCCCGCCGTCTTCGCCGGATCCATCTTCACGTTCTCGCTGAGCTTCGGCGACTACATCGCCGCGATGTACGTCGGCGGATCCACCCAGATGATCGGCAGCATCATCGCCTCGAACATCAACCTCAACCCGCCGCTCGCGGCCGCGTTCTCGGTCGTGCCGATCGTGATGGTGCTGCTGTACCTCGCCGCCGTCCGCCGCACCGGCGCACTGAACAGCCTGTAG
- a CDS encoding ABC transporter permease, giving the protein MLRLNRTTKIVLGAVALVVFGFMYIPLFVIVMNSFNSGRVAGWPIPGFSLEWWEKALGNPAVHAALLNSVIVASVATVFALLLGTLAAFALQRFRFFGQHTVNLLLVLPITLPGIVTGVALSNTFHSVLKPMGINVGYWGMIIAHATFCIVMVFNNVIARLRRMNPNFEEASMDLGASIGQTFRMITFPQFRSSFIAGALLAFALSFDEIVVTIFTAPPGVETLPLWIMNQMARPNEVNQVNVVATVMILLSLIPVYVSQRVQRASDAT; this is encoded by the coding sequence ATGCTTCGCTTGAACCGTACGACGAAGATCGTGCTCGGGGCCGTCGCCCTCGTGGTCTTCGGATTCATGTACATCCCGCTGTTCGTGATCGTCATGAACTCGTTCAACTCTGGGCGGGTGGCGGGGTGGCCGATTCCCGGCTTCTCGCTGGAGTGGTGGGAGAAGGCCCTCGGCAATCCGGCGGTCCACGCCGCGCTGCTGAACTCGGTGATCGTCGCCTCCGTCGCGACGGTGTTCGCGCTGCTGCTCGGCACGCTCGCCGCGTTCGCCCTTCAGCGCTTCCGGTTCTTCGGGCAGCACACCGTGAACCTGCTGCTCGTGCTCCCGATCACGCTCCCCGGCATCGTCACCGGCGTCGCGCTCTCGAACACGTTCCACTCGGTGCTCAAGCCGATGGGCATCAACGTCGGGTACTGGGGCATGATCATCGCCCACGCGACCTTCTGCATCGTCATGGTCTTCAACAACGTCATCGCGCGGCTGCGACGCATGAACCCGAACTTCGAAGAGGCCTCGATGGACCTCGGGGCGAGCATCGGGCAGACGTTCCGCATGATCACGTTCCCGCAGTTCCGCAGCTCGTTCATCGCCGGTGCGCTGCTGGCCTTCGCACTGAGTTTCGACGAGATCGTGGTGACGATCTTCACCGCTCCGCCTGGCGTCGAGACGCTACCACTGTGGATCATGAACCAGATGGCGAGACCGAACGAGGTGAACCAGGTGAACGTCGTCGCGACCGTGATGATCCTGCTCTCCCTGATTCCGGTGTACGTCTCCCAGCGCGTGCAGCGCGCATCCGACGCGACGTAG
- a CDS encoding ATP/GTP-binding protein: MARSRTLEQHIAVFGESGSGKTVLLSSFFGATQEPQYVRESLYHVVADQQSQGTALMRNYLGMRDAGQAPMATRFTSTSYPFTLRLKDAGTRRSKERPFDALRLVWHDYPGEWFEQDASGPEEAARRVDTFRSLLGSDVALLLVDGQRLIDNAGQEERYLRSLFTNFRNGLLSMKNELLVKGKPLVRFPRIWILALSKADLMPQTDVYAFRDLVLGKAGEDVIELRNVIAGLIEGKDALSVGEDFMLLSSAKFDPDRIEVHRRIGVELILPIASTLPLERHVRWAQMQQSSGRVAENLVRSAGGLGDVVGAITGVLSKVPLPGRLGMAKRLAVSVISGKAIKRLADLSGDKLAQINAQALAKRDYLTAVLTSFRMGLDRGEAERVLLRSRR; this comes from the coding sequence ATGGCACGCAGCAGAACGCTCGAACAGCACATCGCCGTGTTCGGCGAGAGCGGCAGCGGCAAGACCGTGCTGCTCTCGTCGTTCTTCGGCGCCACGCAGGAGCCGCAGTACGTGCGGGAGAGCCTGTACCACGTCGTCGCCGACCAGCAGAGCCAGGGCACCGCGCTCATGCGCAACTATCTCGGCATGCGAGACGCTGGCCAGGCGCCGATGGCGACGCGGTTCACCTCGACGTCGTACCCGTTCACGCTCCGACTCAAGGACGCGGGCACCCGCCGTTCGAAGGAGCGCCCGTTCGACGCCCTGCGACTCGTGTGGCACGACTACCCGGGCGAGTGGTTCGAGCAGGACGCGTCGGGGCCGGAGGAGGCCGCGCGCCGAGTCGATACGTTCCGTTCGCTGCTCGGCTCCGACGTGGCGCTGCTCCTCGTCGACGGGCAGCGCCTGATCGACAATGCAGGGCAGGAGGAACGGTACCTGCGCTCCCTCTTCACGAACTTCCGGAACGGGCTGCTCTCGATGAAGAACGAGCTGCTGGTGAAGGGGAAGCCGCTCGTCCGGTTCCCGCGCATCTGGATTCTTGCGCTCTCCAAGGCCGATCTGATGCCTCAGACCGACGTGTACGCGTTCCGCGATCTGGTGCTCGGCAAGGCGGGGGAGGACGTGATCGAGTTGCGGAACGTCATCGCCGGCCTCATCGAGGGCAAGGATGCCCTCTCGGTCGGTGAGGATTTCATGCTCCTCTCCTCGGCGAAGTTCGATCCGGATCGCATCGAGGTGCACCGCCGCATCGGCGTCGAGCTCATCCTGCCGATCGCGTCGACGCTGCCGCTCGAACGGCACGTGCGGTGGGCGCAGATGCAGCAGTCGTCAGGCCGTGTCGCGGAGAATCTGGTGCGCAGCGCCGGTGGACTCGGAGACGTGGTCGGCGCGATCACCGGTGTTCTCAGCAAGGTTCCGCTGCCCGGCCGGCTCGGCATGGCGAAGCGTCTCGCCGTCTCGGTGATCTCGGGGAAGGCGATCAAGCGCCTGGCCGATCTCAGCGGGGACAAGCTCGCGCAGATCAACGCGCAGGCGCTCGCGAAACGGGACTACCTCACTGCCGTGCTCACGAGCTTCCGGATGGGGCTGGACCGCGGCGAGGCCGAACGCGTCCTCCTGAGGAGCCGGCGATGA
- a CDS encoding VOC family protein — protein MIDHVLAQCTVTDLERAERWYRDLFERAPDARPMAGLLEWHLGEGFGLQVWSEPDRAGKSAVVLGESDLDGAAARLTEAGFAHEGPQPGGGARILQLTDPDGNRVVLFGP, from the coding sequence ATGATCGATCACGTGCTCGCACAGTGCACCGTCACCGACCTGGAGCGCGCCGAGCGCTGGTACCGCGACCTCTTCGAGCGCGCCCCCGATGCGCGTCCGATGGCAGGTCTGCTCGAGTGGCATCTCGGCGAGGGGTTCGGCTTGCAGGTGTGGTCGGAGCCGGATCGAGCCGGGAAGTCCGCAGTTGTTCTCGGCGAGTCCGATCTTGACGGCGCGGCAGCGCGTCTGACCGAGGCGGGCTTCGCCCACGAGGGACCGCAACCTGGAGGTGGTGCGCGCATCCTGCAGCTCACCGATCCCGACGGTAACCGGGTCGTGCTGTTCGGTCCGTGA
- a CDS encoding SDR family oxidoreductase encodes MPQDLPLSGRTALVTGVSRRRGIGFAVATKLATLGASVFIHHYRPHDERLPWGGDDLDEVRSGVRAALTGDATTGDIDADLTDASKVPAVLDAAFSLTGDLDIVVCNHARSGDDGSILDMTPERLDAFWDTNTRSTLLLTAEFARRKSGAAQAAPLRPGDPVPFHGPFTSPVGRVFWMTSGQIDEAMPGEVAYATSKAALAGVTKTVAAELMRLGIVLNTINPGPVNTGYLDADTTDRALDSLDERFAALPFGRVGAPSDPAELIGWLSSSGGSWIVGQVLTSDGGFSLS; translated from the coding sequence ATGCCTCAAGATCTTCCACTTTCCGGGAGGACCGCTCTCGTCACCGGCGTCTCACGTCGACGCGGGATCGGATTCGCCGTAGCAACGAAGCTCGCGACGCTCGGCGCGAGCGTCTTCATCCACCACTATCGCCCGCATGACGAGCGGCTCCCCTGGGGTGGCGACGATCTCGACGAAGTGCGATCGGGTGTGCGCGCTGCACTCACGGGCGATGCGACGACGGGAGATATCGACGCAGACCTCACCGACGCCTCGAAGGTCCCGGCGGTACTCGACGCGGCCTTCTCCCTGACGGGGGATCTCGACATCGTGGTCTGCAATCACGCTCGGAGCGGCGACGACGGGAGCATCCTCGACATGACACCGGAGCGGCTGGACGCGTTCTGGGACACCAACACGCGCTCGACCCTCCTGCTCACCGCTGAGTTCGCGCGACGGAAGTCCGGCGCCGCTCAAGCGGCTCCGCTGCGACCCGGCGACCCCGTGCCGTTCCACGGACCGTTCACAAGCCCCGTAGGTCGCGTCTTCTGGATGACGTCAGGACAGATCGACGAGGCTATGCCGGGCGAGGTTGCCTACGCGACCAGCAAAGCGGCGCTCGCGGGCGTGACAAAGACCGTCGCCGCCGAGCTGATGCGTCTCGGCATCGTGCTCAACACGATCAATCCTGGACCGGTGAACACCGGCTATCTCGATGCTGACACCACCGACCGAGCCCTGGACAGTCTCGACGAGCGGTTCGCTGCACTGCCTTTCGGAAGAGTCGGAGCCCCCTCCGATCCCGCCGAACTCATCGGATGGCTCTCTTCCTCTGGCGGATCGTGGATCGTGGGACAGGTCCTCACGAGCGACGGCGGATTCAGCCTGAGCTGA
- a CDS encoding TenA family protein — MNHSFTEQLRLQNRETWDQAVTHRFVRELYDGSVDDAVMAGYLVQDYRFLDSFLVLLGSAVSTADALGPRLRFSRFIGEVAGDENTYFLRAFEALGVTEAQRSRIPDTEPTAAFTALFREAAATREYAAILAVLLVAEWLYLDWATRAPKPLPESFVHADWITLHDYPEFHDLVGFLRAELDRVGPAQRAIAENFFARAVAIELDFFHASYTHPVMGEQG; from the coding sequence ATGAACCACAGTTTTACTGAACAGTTGCGCCTGCAGAATCGGGAGACCTGGGATCAGGCGGTGACGCATCGGTTCGTCCGGGAGCTGTACGACGGAAGCGTCGACGACGCGGTGATGGCCGGGTACCTGGTGCAGGACTACCGGTTCCTCGACAGCTTTCTCGTGCTGCTCGGCTCCGCGGTCTCGACCGCAGACGCGCTGGGACCGCGACTGAGGTTCTCCCGCTTCATCGGCGAGGTCGCGGGGGATGAGAACACCTACTTCCTACGCGCATTCGAGGCGCTCGGCGTCACCGAGGCGCAGCGCTCACGCATTCCCGACACCGAACCGACGGCGGCGTTCACGGCGCTGTTCCGGGAGGCCGCCGCGACGCGGGAGTACGCGGCGATCCTGGCGGTGCTGCTCGTCGCCGAGTGGCTCTACCTCGACTGGGCGACAAGAGCACCGAAACCGCTGCCGGAAAGCTTCGTGCACGCGGACTGGATCACGCTGCACGACTACCCGGAGTTCCACGATCTCGTCGGGTTCCTCCGGGCCGAGCTTGACCGGGTCGGGCCCGCCCAGCGCGCCATCGCCGAGAACTTCTTTGCACGAGCTGTCGCCATCGAACTCGACTTCTTCCATGCGAGTTATACCCACCCGGTGATGGGAGAGCAGGGATGA
- the tenA gene encoding thiaminase II, translating into MSLFSDLKAAIGAEWQAYTEHEFVRGIESGTVPLGAFQDYLVQDYLFLVQFARANALAAYKSRSLSDIRDASGALEAILHETDLHRRLTARWGISEEELDRASEKQATVAYTRYVLDTGMAGDLLDLHVALAPCAIGYAEIGTALDPARRATADHPYAEWIGEYAGAEFQGAAELAVGRLDALGGETVSRERFDALVRIFRTATRLEADFWQQALDSAR; encoded by the coding sequence ATGAGTCTCTTCTCAGATCTGAAAGCTGCGATCGGTGCGGAGTGGCAGGCGTACACCGAGCACGAGTTTGTGCGGGGGATCGAGTCCGGCACGGTGCCGCTCGGCGCGTTCCAGGACTACCTGGTGCAGGACTACCTGTTCCTGGTGCAGTTCGCGCGAGCGAACGCACTCGCCGCGTACAAGAGCCGCAGTCTCTCCGACATCCGCGACGCGAGCGGCGCGCTGGAGGCGATCCTGCACGAAACCGACCTGCACCGCCGGCTCACGGCGAGGTGGGGGATCTCCGAGGAAGAGCTCGATCGCGCCTCCGAGAAGCAGGCGACGGTCGCCTACACCCGCTACGTGCTCGACACCGGCATGGCCGGCGACCTGCTCGATCTGCACGTCGCGCTCGCTCCCTGCGCGATCGGCTACGCGGAGATCGGTACCGCACTCGATCCCGCACGTCGTGCCACCGCGGATCATCCCTACGCCGAGTGGATCGGCGAGTACGCCGGCGCCGAATTCCAAGGCGCAGCTGAGCTCGCTGTCGGGAGACTCGATGCTCTCGGCGGCGAGACGGTCTCGAGGGAGCGATTCGATGCGCTGGTCCGGATCTTCCGCACCGCGACCCGGCTCGAGGCCGACTTCTGGCAGCAGGCGCTCGACTCAGCGCGCTGA